A genomic region of Chlorobaculum parvum NCIB 8327 contains the following coding sequences:
- a CDS encoding peptidase U32 family protein, which yields MPVTKPELISPAGDWTSMRAALDAGANAVYFGAEGFNMRAASKGFAPGDFGGIARLCRSHGAKAYLALNSVIYDAELGEVDRTVATAKAAGLDAVICWDLAVVEACRRHAMPIHLSTQASVSNISALRFYASLGARMIVLARELTLEQTAAITKCIAAEKLPVTVESFVHGAMCVAVSGRCFLSQELFGRSANRGECVQPCRRSYRIADVEEGFELELGSDYVMSPKDLCTLPFLDKLFDAGIGAFKIEGRNRSPEYVATTTAAYRKAIDFIAEHRDDENFDEAYRTLTDGLQDDLARVYNRGFSEGFFFGKPADAWTKHSGSVATETKSYVGVVRKYFPKAGVAEILVHAPSVDSGVTLSIQGSATGLVTVPDAELHLDGDPANRIGQGQVFTVRCNRVRKNDKVYVLLKK from the coding sequence ATGCCCGTCACCAAACCAGAACTGATCTCGCCGGCCGGCGACTGGACTTCGATGCGTGCAGCTCTCGACGCGGGAGCCAACGCTGTCTATTTCGGAGCGGAGGGGTTCAACATGCGGGCGGCGAGCAAGGGCTTTGCACCGGGCGACTTCGGAGGTATCGCGCGACTCTGCCGGAGCCACGGCGCAAAGGCTTACCTCGCGCTGAACTCGGTGATCTACGACGCCGAACTCGGCGAGGTTGACCGCACAGTTGCCACCGCCAAAGCCGCCGGACTCGACGCCGTAATCTGCTGGGACTTGGCGGTCGTCGAGGCGTGCCGCCGCCATGCGATGCCGATCCACCTCTCGACGCAGGCCTCGGTGAGCAACATCAGTGCGCTCCGCTTTTACGCCTCACTCGGCGCGAGGATGATCGTGCTGGCCCGCGAACTGACGCTGGAGCAGACAGCGGCCATCACAAAATGCATCGCCGCCGAAAAGCTGCCGGTGACGGTCGAAAGCTTCGTGCACGGCGCGATGTGCGTGGCGGTCTCCGGGCGCTGCTTTTTGTCGCAGGAGCTGTTCGGGCGCTCGGCCAACCGCGGCGAGTGCGTACAACCGTGCCGACGCTCGTACCGCATCGCGGACGTCGAGGAGGGCTTCGAGCTGGAACTCGGCTCCGACTACGTGATGAGTCCGAAAGACCTCTGCACGCTGCCGTTCCTCGACAAGCTCTTCGACGCAGGCATCGGCGCATTCAAAATCGAAGGCCGCAACCGCAGCCCCGAATACGTCGCCACCACCACCGCCGCTTACCGCAAGGCCATCGACTTCATCGCCGAACACCGGGATGACGAGAATTTCGACGAGGCGTACCGAACGCTGACCGACGGACTTCAGGACGATCTGGCGCGGGTTTACAACCGCGGCTTCTCCGAAGGCTTCTTCTTCGGCAAACCGGCGGATGCGTGGACAAAACACTCCGGATCGGTGGCGACCGAAACCAAGAGTTATGTCGGTGTCGTGCGCAAATACTTCCCTAAAGCAGGCGTGGCGGAAATCCTCGTCCACGCGCCCAGCGTTGATTCCGGCGTGACGCTCTCGATTCAGGGCTCGGCGACCGGCCTCGTCACCGTGCCGGACGCCGAGCTGCATCTCGACGGCGACCCCGCAAACCGGATCGGGCAGGGCCAGGTTTTCACCGTCAGATGCAACCGCGTTCGGAAAAACGATAAAGTCTATGTTTTATTGAAAAAGTAA
- a CDS encoding FAD/NAD(P)-binding protein, with translation MVTDHGYKCRITNIVPLSEHEKLFQLRIVDPHERALFTFRPGQFLMLDVPGYGEAPISISSATSNREFIELCIRKAGHVTSALFEAKQGAFIAVRGPFGTSFPMEAMQDSDVLLIAGGLGIAPLRAPLFWINDHRDHYRNVSFLYGAKEPSQMLFTYQFEEWKTVSHIDLHTIVEKPSDEWTGRTGMITSLFDDITIDPKNTWAIVCGPPVMFKFVCTHLDKLGIPMNRMFVSLERRMHCGMGKCCRCMVGSTFTCLDGPVFDYWSVMNLKEAI, from the coding sequence ATGGTGACCGACCACGGCTACAAATGCCGCATAACCAACATCGTGCCGCTTTCGGAGCACGAAAAGCTCTTTCAGCTCCGCATCGTCGATCCCCATGAACGGGCACTGTTCACCTTCCGCCCCGGCCAGTTCCTGATGCTCGATGTGCCGGGCTACGGCGAAGCGCCGATCTCGATTTCGAGCGCCACGAGCAACCGCGAGTTCATAGAGCTATGTATCCGCAAGGCGGGCCACGTCACCTCGGCGCTGTTCGAGGCAAAGCAAGGCGCGTTTATCGCCGTTCGCGGGCCGTTCGGCACCTCGTTCCCGATGGAGGCAATGCAGGACTCGGACGTGCTGCTCATCGCGGGTGGCCTCGGCATCGCCCCCTTGCGCGCACCACTCTTCTGGATCAACGACCACCGCGACCACTACCGCAACGTGAGCTTTCTGTATGGCGCGAAAGAGCCGTCGCAGATGCTCTTCACCTACCAGTTCGAGGAGTGGAAAACCGTCAGCCACATCGACCTGCACACCATCGTCGAAAAGCCAAGCGACGAGTGGACGGGACGCACGGGGATGATTACCTCGCTGTTCGACGACATCACCATCGATCCGAAAAACACCTGGGCGATTGTCTGCGGCCCGCCGGTGATGTTCAAGTTCGTCTGCACGCACCTCGACAAGCTCGGCATTCCGATGAACCGGATGTTCGTATCGCTGGAGCGCCGGATGCACTGCGGCATGGGCAAGTGCTGCCGCTGCATGGTCGGCTCGACCTTCACCTGCCTCGACGGCCCGGTGTTCGACTACTGGAGCGTCATGAACCTCAAGGAAGCGATTTAA
- a CDS encoding universal stress protein, with the protein MTHRIIHSIAVAIDCSPHSKASLEAAAEMASRLKAELIGIFVEDINLLHMAGLPFAEEIRLYTATTEKLDTAQLERLLRHQAQQAREMLEHIAQPRTLRHTFRVLRGLVPEQVMQAALEADMLVLGRSGRSPSCRKGLGSTARSALDKGSVNVMLMRPGVTAAEGPLLVLYDGSDASKRALATALEIAGPTSTLNLLITDPAPEAMERCKQETDAVVREKGLETEYYHLPFTDSRQLVSFIRMIDSGLLIIGKGMNLPEETVRELIDTIDYPVLVVR; encoded by the coding sequence ATGACACACCGCATCATCCATTCAATCGCCGTAGCCATCGACTGCTCGCCGCACAGCAAGGCCTCGCTCGAAGCCGCCGCCGAAATGGCCTCCCGGCTGAAAGCCGAACTGATCGGCATCTTCGTCGAAGACATCAACCTGCTGCACATGGCCGGTCTGCCCTTCGCCGAAGAGATTCGCCTCTACACAGCGACCACCGAAAAGCTCGATACCGCACAGCTCGAACGGCTGCTCCGGCATCAGGCGCAACAGGCCCGTGAGATGCTGGAGCATATCGCCCAGCCCCGAACACTGCGTCATACCTTCAGGGTACTGCGCGGCCTGGTGCCGGAGCAGGTCATGCAAGCCGCCCTCGAAGCGGACATGCTGGTGCTCGGCCGCAGCGGACGTTCCCCGTCATGCCGCAAGGGACTTGGATCGACGGCCCGTTCCGCACTTGACAAAGGCTCGGTGAACGTGATGCTGATGCGCCCCGGCGTTACCGCCGCCGAAGGGCCGCTGCTGGTGCTCTACGATGGCTCGGATGCTTCGAAACGCGCCCTCGCCACCGCGCTTGAAATCGCCGGGCCGACAAGCACGCTGAACCTGCTCATTACCGATCCAGCCCCGGAAGCCATGGAACGTTGCAAGCAGGAAACGGATGCTGTCGTTCGCGAAAAAGGCCTTGAAACCGAATACTATCATCTACCTTTCACCGACAGCCGCCAGCTCGTCAGCTTCATCCGCATGATCGATTCCGGACTGCTCATCATCGGCAAAGGTATGAATCTACCGGAAGAGACCGTCCGGGAACTGATCGACACCATCGACTACCCGGTGCTGGTGGTGAGGTGA
- a CDS encoding carboxymuconolactone decarboxylase family protein: MLRSVEQFIFRHLTPLSIRWLPAPDIERASGLAAEVYRQLDEEFMTVPPVTLHHLNSQLMAGVWSACRESLVAGPDRALKELIAVAVSQSNRCPYCVQAHSSMLQDANDRPALDAVSSGERANDDLSNLAAWASATGRKAALASVPPPFTKPQAPAFMATAVLFHYINRMVNIFLDDTMMPVVGKVPVIGDQAFRLFSSVTSGRIVRIDAKPGVFLTGSPAMKLPEEFGWAGDDPAVAGGLLRFADAVRAIADSVDSGVQSLVKRHVVAWQGEPPGIDKGWLEDAVRTLPEKLKPQARLALLAAMASWAVDSGEIASCRRAGLDDRALLETSAWGAYLATERIASWLSR, from the coding sequence GTGCTGCGATCTGTCGAACAGTTTATTTTCAGGCATCTGACGCCGTTGTCGATCCGATGGCTTCCGGCTCCTGACATCGAGCGTGCTTCCGGGCTGGCGGCAGAGGTGTATCGACAGCTCGATGAAGAGTTCATGACGGTGCCTCCGGTCACGTTGCACCATCTGAATTCGCAGCTCATGGCGGGGGTTTGGAGCGCGTGCCGTGAGTCGCTGGTTGCCGGGCCGGATCGTGCGTTGAAGGAGCTGATCGCGGTTGCGGTGTCGCAATCCAACCGCTGCCCATACTGCGTGCAGGCGCACTCCTCGATGCTTCAGGACGCGAATGACCGTCCGGCGCTCGACGCTGTTTCGTCCGGTGAGCGCGCGAACGACGATCTCTCGAATCTTGCAGCGTGGGCTTCGGCGACCGGACGAAAAGCCGCGCTCGCGTCCGTTCCTCCGCCCTTCACGAAACCTCAGGCACCGGCGTTCATGGCTACGGCAGTGCTGTTCCACTACATCAACCGGATGGTCAATATCTTTCTCGATGATACGATGATGCCAGTCGTCGGCAAGGTACCGGTGATCGGCGATCAGGCATTCAGGCTGTTCAGTAGCGTGACGTCGGGACGCATCGTCAGGATCGACGCCAAACCGGGGGTGTTTCTGACCGGGAGTCCGGCGATGAAGCTGCCGGAGGAGTTTGGCTGGGCTGGGGATGACCCGGCGGTGGCAGGGGGTTTGCTGCGCTTTGCCGATGCCGTTCGTGCCATCGCTGATTCAGTCGATTCGGGAGTGCAGTCGCTGGTGAAGCGTCATGTGGTTGCATGGCAGGGCGAGCCACCGGGTATCGACAAGGGATGGCTCGAAGATGCTGTGCGGACTTTGCCGGAAAAGCTGAAGCCCCAAGCCCGCCTCGCGCTGCTTGCCGCTATGGCATCGTGGGCGGTTGACAGCGGTGAGATAGCGTCATGCAGGCGAGCAGGTCTCGACGACCGCGCCCTGCTTGAAACCTCCGCCTGGGGAGCGTATCTGGCAACTGAGCGGATCGCATCCTGGTTGAGCAGGTAG
- a CDS encoding Ni/Fe hydrogenase subunit alpha yields the protein MKVDFNIDIHHLPRVEGHGDIRISVRDGKLVDAKWAVVETPRFFEVMVKGLSAERVPFLTSRICGICSISHSLASIRSLERAMQITPPETARIIRLLAMHGETLQSHALHLFFLAAPDFAGTPSAVPLLQSHPEVVEAGLMLKELGNELSIATTGRATHPVSLVLGGVSKAPSKQRLAEIKQMIVDRKPMLDKATEFFKTLTIPDFVRETEFISLFDGESYPYIGGDLVTTDGVRRDENDYLAMTNEYTVEFATTKFTKVSRESSAAGALARFNNNYDLLHPQAKAAAEAFGLKPVCHNPFMNNVAQLVECHHLVADAEEIIDCLLDDDLRDIKADYKPRAGAATGAVEAPRGVLYHYMETDENGKVVKGDCIIPTTQNNANIHYDLHALAEQALAQGKGEKEVEKLCEMLVRSYDPCISCSVH from the coding sequence ATGAAGGTTGACTTCAACATAGACATCCACCACCTGCCGAGGGTCGAAGGCCACGGCGATATTCGCATTTCAGTCAGGGACGGCAAGCTCGTTGACGCCAAATGGGCGGTGGTCGAAACGCCGCGCTTTTTTGAAGTGATGGTGAAGGGACTCTCCGCCGAGCGGGTGCCGTTCCTCACTTCGCGCATCTGCGGCATCTGCTCGATCAGCCACTCGCTGGCCAGCATCCGCTCGCTGGAGCGCGCCATGCAGATCACACCGCCCGAAACAGCCAGGATCATCCGCCTGCTCGCCATGCACGGCGAGACCTTGCAAAGCCACGCGCTACACCTCTTCTTCCTCGCCGCGCCGGACTTTGCGGGCACGCCGAGCGCCGTGCCGCTCTTGCAGTCGCACCCGGAGGTGGTCGAGGCGGGGCTGATGCTCAAGGAGCTGGGCAACGAACTGAGCATCGCCACCACGGGCCGCGCCACGCACCCGGTCAGCCTCGTGCTCGGCGGCGTCAGCAAAGCCCCGTCGAAGCAGCGCCTCGCCGAAATCAAGCAGATGATCGTTGACCGCAAGCCGATGCTCGATAAAGCGACGGAATTTTTCAAGACACTGACGATCCCCGACTTCGTGCGCGAAACCGAGTTCATCTCGCTCTTCGACGGCGAAAGCTACCCCTACATCGGCGGCGATCTGGTCACGACCGACGGCGTCCGCCGCGACGAGAACGACTATCTGGCGATGACCAACGAGTACACGGTCGAGTTCGCCACCACCAAGTTTACGAAGGTGAGCCGCGAATCCTCCGCTGCCGGAGCGCTCGCGCGATTCAACAACAACTACGACCTGCTCCATCCGCAAGCGAAGGCGGCGGCGGAAGCGTTCGGCCTCAAGCCGGTCTGCCACAACCCCTTCATGAACAACGTCGCCCAGCTCGTCGAATGCCACCACCTCGTCGCCGACGCCGAAGAGATCATCGACTGCCTGCTCGACGACGATCTGCGCGACATCAAGGCTGACTACAAGCCCCGCGCCGGAGCCGCCACCGGAGCTGTCGAAGCCCCGCGAGGCGTGCTCTACCACTACATGGAAACCGACGAGAACGGCAAGGTGGTCAAAGGCGACTGCATCATCCCCACGACGCAGAACAACGCCAACATCCACTACGACCTCCACGCCCTCGCCGAACAGGCGCTGGCGCAAGGCAAAGGCGAAAAAGAGGTTGAAAAGCTCTGCGAAATGCTGGTGCGCTCCTACGACCCCTGCATTTCCTGCTCGGTGCATTAA
- a CDS encoding TrmH family RNA methyltransferase, giving the protein MRRETYPPLSKTMLGRLAKLSRKKYRDSEGLFLAEGLRTVSELLDSLPDLSMLHALVLDEAAAGQLDGLKRFAGKVWLGDADAFKRLAQTASPQGVCAAFRKPEMGEFRPAERSFVVALDDVQDPGNVGTIIRTAAWFGAEAVICGPGTADPWNAKTVRSTAGSIFALRIIDVPDLAAELKRLQAAGFTVAAAALDGQDYRSFGEWPDRRALVIGNEANGISEKVLALADSRLLIPHAGTHPAVESLNASVSAGILMARIALRANYEC; this is encoded by the coding sequence ATGAGGCGAGAAACGTATCCACCGCTGAGCAAGACGATGCTGGGACGGCTGGCCAAGTTGTCGCGCAAGAAGTATCGCGACAGCGAAGGGCTTTTTCTGGCCGAGGGGCTGCGCACGGTGAGCGAGCTGCTCGACAGCCTGCCCGACCTGTCGATGCTGCACGCGCTCGTGCTCGACGAAGCGGCCGCCGGTCAGCTCGATGGCCTGAAGCGTTTTGCTGGAAAGGTGTGGCTCGGCGATGCGGATGCGTTCAAACGCCTCGCCCAGACCGCTTCGCCGCAGGGCGTGTGCGCGGCGTTTCGCAAGCCGGAGATGGGCGAATTCCGTCCCGCCGAACGCTCATTCGTCGTGGCGCTCGACGACGTGCAGGATCCGGGCAACGTCGGCACGATTATCCGCACAGCGGCCTGGTTCGGCGCGGAAGCGGTTATCTGCGGGCCAGGTACGGCTGATCCCTGGAACGCCAAAACGGTCAGATCGACCGCCGGAAGCATTTTCGCGCTTCGCATCATCGACGTCCCCGACCTCGCCGCCGAGCTGAAACGCCTGCAAGCCGCAGGCTTCACGGTAGCCGCCGCTGCGCTCGACGGGCAGGATTACCGCTCCTTCGGCGAGTGGCCCGACCGCCGCGCGCTCGTCATCGGTAACGAAGCCAACGGCATAAGCGAAAAAGTGCTCGCCCTCGCCGACAGCCGTCTCCTCATTCCTCACGCTGGAACCCACCCCGCCGTCGAATCTCTCAACGCTTCGGTGTCTGCGGGGATTCTGATGGCAAGAATTGCGCTTCGCGCGAATTATGAATGTTGA
- a CDS encoding NADH-quinone oxidoreductase subunit B family protein, with product MNHLGFDIEKLKIGSFDFTCCEGCQLQLANKESTLPEFLALLDIRNFREISSERLDDYDIALVEGSITRQDEVERLKAIRAQAKVLVAYGTCACFGGMNAQKNKFDKEECIRTVYGDKEIDTMQESHKISDFVKVDYSIPGCPVNKEEVERIVVSIATRSPISLPKYPVCVECKQRLNTCLFDLGEVCLGPISRAGCDAVCPSGKTVCLGCRGPADDINYDSFVQLVREHGLSEDEMKEKLAFYNGFAEYLNHEG from the coding sequence ATGAACCACCTCGGATTCGACATAGAGAAGCTGAAAATCGGCTCTTTCGACTTCACCTGCTGCGAAGGGTGCCAGCTCCAGCTCGCCAACAAGGAATCGACCCTGCCGGAGTTCCTTGCCCTGCTCGACATCAGGAACTTCCGCGAAATTTCCTCGGAGCGGCTGGACGATTACGACATCGCTCTCGTCGAGGGAAGCATCACGCGCCAGGACGAAGTCGAGCGGCTGAAGGCGATCCGCGCCCAGGCAAAAGTGCTCGTCGCTTACGGAACCTGCGCCTGCTTCGGCGGCATGAACGCGCAGAAGAACAAGTTCGACAAGGAAGAGTGCATCCGCACGGTCTATGGCGACAAAGAGATCGACACGATGCAGGAGTCGCACAAGATCAGCGACTTCGTCAAGGTCGATTACTCGATTCCCGGCTGCCCGGTGAACAAGGAGGAGGTCGAGCGCATCGTGGTGAGCATCGCCACCCGCTCGCCCATCTCGCTGCCGAAGTACCCGGTATGCGTCGAGTGCAAGCAGCGGCTCAACACCTGCCTGTTCGATTTGGGTGAAGTGTGCCTCGGGCCGATCTCACGCGCGGGGTGCGACGCGGTCTGCCCCTCCGGCAAAACGGTCTGCCTCGGCTGCCGCGGTCCGGCGGACGACATCAACTACGACTCGTTCGTGCAGCTCGTCAGGGAGCATGGACTGAGCGAGGACGAAATGAAGGAAAAGCTCGCATTTTACAACGGTTTCGCGGAGTATCTGAATCATGAAGGTTGA
- a CDS encoding Lon protease family protein, which translates to MPVPEKLRPEQLFNRCDPDAFEFNTTADLDGTAEIAGQERALEAIRLGMGIRRDGFNLFALGPAGTGKQSTVLQFLNNLAPGEARPDDWCYVYNFDKPRNPKALRLPPGRACKLSDDMAHLVETLFSVMPSAFSSEEYQTREKEIEESIHEQQASAIEALEQDAKEHSISLIRTPGGFAFAPLKKGEVIKPDDYMRLKEAERAKIEEQIDRLRDVLQSIMAQFPKWQRETAEKIKELNREVSAFALKPLMDEIRAKYKDLDEVLKYLDDVQNDIIENFIQFLEKESSEQGAMTMLASLRTAGQRQTMIRYRVNVMIDNSELNGAPVILEDKPASQNLIGDIEHSAQMGTLVTDFTLIKPGALHRANGGYLILDARRLLLEPFAWEALKKAIRTRQIRIESLAQLYSLVSTISLEPEPIPLEIKVILLGERSLYYLLSSYDPDFNELFKIAADFENDMPRNDETQLAYARLIGSMAELDKLLPFDRTAVARIIEHGSRMAGDATRLTSNLQNIRDLAHEADHHAAQNGRKEVVAEDVEAMLEAQRYRASRIQERLRDNMMQGTILIDTDSEKTGQINGLSVYSLGDQSFGSPSRITARVRLGKGVVIDIEREVEMGGPIHSKGVMILSGFLGSRYAAEQPLSLSATLVFEQSYGGVEGDSASSAELYALLSAISGIPIRQWLAVTGSVNQHGEVQAIGGVNEKIEGFFDLCNERGLDGRHGVLIPASNVKHLMLRQDIVKAVESGLFSIWPVSHIDEGIELLTGIPAGEMDETGAWPEGTVNAKVYERLKTMAEKQKSFGKKQGDEPDK; encoded by the coding sequence ATGCCCGTTCCTGAAAAACTCCGCCCCGAGCAACTCTTCAACCGTTGCGATCCCGACGCATTTGAATTCAACACCACGGCTGACCTCGACGGCACAGCCGAAATTGCCGGCCAAGAGAGAGCCCTTGAAGCCATCCGGCTCGGCATGGGCATCCGGCGTGACGGCTTCAACCTCTTCGCCCTCGGTCCGGCCGGCACCGGCAAGCAATCGACCGTCCTGCAATTCCTGAACAACCTCGCCCCCGGAGAAGCCCGGCCCGACGACTGGTGCTACGTCTACAACTTCGACAAACCGCGTAACCCGAAAGCGCTCCGCCTGCCGCCCGGCCGCGCCTGCAAACTGAGCGACGACATGGCTCATCTGGTCGAAACGCTCTTCAGCGTCATGCCGTCCGCATTCAGCAGCGAAGAGTACCAGACAAGGGAAAAGGAGATTGAAGAGTCGATCCACGAGCAACAGGCCAGCGCCATCGAAGCGCTCGAACAGGACGCCAAGGAGCACAGCATCTCCCTCATCCGCACGCCCGGCGGCTTCGCATTCGCGCCGCTCAAGAAAGGCGAAGTAATCAAACCGGACGATTACATGCGCCTCAAAGAGGCTGAGCGCGCCAAAATCGAAGAGCAGATCGACCGCCTGCGGGACGTGCTGCAATCCATCATGGCTCAGTTCCCCAAATGGCAGCGCGAAACCGCTGAAAAGATCAAGGAGCTGAACCGCGAAGTTTCGGCATTCGCCCTGAAACCGCTCATGGATGAAATCAGGGCCAAATACAAAGATCTCGATGAGGTGCTGAAGTATCTCGACGATGTCCAGAACGACATAATCGAAAATTTCATCCAGTTTCTTGAGAAGGAGTCCTCCGAACAGGGGGCGATGACGATGCTGGCCTCGCTCAGAACCGCCGGGCAAAGACAAACCATGATCCGTTACCGGGTCAACGTGATGATCGACAACAGCGAACTGAACGGCGCTCCGGTCATCCTCGAAGACAAACCCGCAAGCCAGAACCTCATCGGCGACATCGAACATTCCGCCCAGATGGGCACGCTGGTTACCGACTTCACGTTGATCAAACCGGGCGCGCTGCACCGGGCCAACGGCGGCTACCTCATCCTCGACGCACGTCGCCTGCTGCTCGAACCCTTCGCCTGGGAAGCGCTCAAAAAAGCGATCCGCACACGCCAGATCCGCATCGAATCGCTCGCACAGCTCTACAGCCTGGTCAGCACCATTTCGCTCGAACCGGAGCCCATTCCACTCGAAATCAAGGTGATTCTGCTCGGCGAGCGGAGTCTCTACTACCTTTTGAGCAGCTACGATCCCGACTTCAATGAGCTGTTCAAGATCGCCGCCGATTTCGAGAACGACATGCCGCGCAACGACGAAACCCAGCTGGCCTACGCACGTCTTATAGGCTCGATGGCCGAGCTCGACAAGCTCCTACCCTTCGACCGCACGGCCGTTGCCCGCATCATCGAACACGGGTCCCGCATGGCAGGCGACGCCACACGGCTGACCTCGAACCTTCAGAACATCCGCGATCTGGCGCACGAGGCAGACCACCACGCCGCGCAAAACGGCCGCAAAGAGGTGGTCGCCGAAGATGTGGAGGCGATGCTCGAAGCGCAGCGATACCGCGCCTCACGGATCCAGGAGCGCCTGCGGGATAACATGATGCAGGGCACGATTCTGATCGACACCGATTCGGAAAAAACGGGACAGATCAACGGCCTGTCGGTCTATTCGCTGGGCGACCAGAGCTTCGGCAGTCCAAGCCGCATCACGGCGCGGGTGAGGCTCGGCAAGGGAGTGGTGATTGACATCGAACGCGAGGTCGAGATGGGCGGCCCCATCCACTCGAAAGGCGTGATGATTCTGTCCGGATTCCTCGGTTCGCGCTACGCCGCCGAGCAGCCGCTCTCGCTGTCCGCCACGCTGGTGTTCGAGCAGTCCTATGGTGGCGTCGAGGGCGACAGCGCATCATCGGCGGAACTCTACGCCCTGCTCTCGGCGATTTCGGGAATTCCGATCCGGCAGTGGCTCGCCGTCACCGGCTCGGTCAACCAGCACGGCGAGGTGCAGGCCATCGGCGGAGTAAATGAAAAAATCGAAGGATTTTTCGATCTTTGCAACGAGCGGGGCCTTGACGGACGCCACGGCGTGCTGATCCCCGCGTCGAACGTCAAACACCTGATGCTCAGGCAGGACATCGTCAAGGCGGTCGAATCAGGACTGTTCTCGATCTGGCCCGTCTCGCACATCGACGAAGGCATCGAACTCCTGACCGGCATTCCGGCTGGAGAGATGGATGAAACCGGCGCGTGGCCTGAAGGCACCGTCAACGCCAAAGTGTATGAGCGGCTCAAAACGATGGCCGAAAAGCAGAAGTCGTTCGGCAAAAAACAGGGCGATGAACCGGACAAATAA
- a CDS encoding topoisomerase DNA-binding C4 zinc finger domain-containing protein, with protein sequence MNLIDLSEQEPHKSEPRRQPTPAGAIPSCPKCGRPMALRTAKTGKNAGKQFWGCTGYPDCKEVVRV encoded by the coding sequence GTGAATTTAATTGATCTGTCAGAGCAGGAGCCCCATAAGAGCGAGCCTCGCCGACAGCCGACGCCTGCCGGGGCGATTCCCTCGTGCCCGAAGTGCGGCAGGCCGATGGCGTTGCGAACGGCTAAAACTGGCAAAAACGCTGGCAAACAGTTCTGGGGTTGCACAGGATACCCCGACTGCAAAGAGGTGGTGCGAGTTTAA
- a CDS encoding 4Fe-4S dicluster domain-containing protein yields MIYKVISKPEFRAFVDALVRANTSYGPRQVDTDHNGEPIYQFMPVASADEIAFDYTVTTSSAKHLLMPFREELSKFSFKDKNWDQEVEYDAPPIVLFGLRPCDINAINILDEVMLKGPYPSPYYLARRKNTFIIGMDHLPLPDCFCRSMNKHTTDHGFNVFASDIGENYFLSINSSKAFNFLKEFETSDPTYEDDCKLIERRKLIKQSFKTNVEVTGLPMFLDLEFDSPIWEKWGDKCLNCGTCAMVCPTCYCYNMEEHLATDLESSSREKRLYSCNLIDFAEVTGGHNFRPKNGDRLKYRYYHHYRGFAVNDNQQICVGCNRCGRACLAGINPKDVINDLRLEKESCVTCVLPSPEKS; encoded by the coding sequence ATGATCTATAAAGTCATCTCCAAACCCGAATTCCGCGCCTTTGTCGATGCCCTCGTCAGGGCGAACACCTCTTACGGGCCGCGCCAGGTCGATACCGACCACAATGGCGAACCGATCTACCAGTTCATGCCGGTCGCCTCGGCAGACGAAATCGCTTTCGACTACACCGTCACGACCTCGTCCGCCAAGCACCTGCTCATGCCGTTCCGCGAGGAGCTGTCGAAGTTCAGCTTCAAGGATAAAAACTGGGATCAGGAGGTGGAGTACGACGCGCCGCCGATCGTGCTTTTCGGCCTGCGTCCGTGTGACATCAACGCCATCAACATCCTCGACGAGGTGATGCTGAAAGGGCCGTACCCTTCGCCGTACTATCTGGCGCGCCGCAAGAACACCTTCATCATCGGCATGGATCATCTGCCGCTGCCGGACTGCTTCTGCCGCTCGATGAACAAGCACACGACCGATCACGGTTTCAACGTGTTCGCCTCGGACATCGGCGAGAACTATTTCCTGTCGATCAACTCTTCGAAAGCCTTCAATTTCCTCAAGGAGTTCGAGACTTCCGACCCGACCTACGAGGACGACTGCAAACTGATCGAACGGCGCAAGCTCATCAAGCAGAGCTTCAAGACCAACGTCGAGGTGACCGGCCTGCCGATGTTCCTCGACCTTGAATTCGACTCGCCGATCTGGGAGAAGTGGGGCGACAAGTGCCTGAACTGTGGCACCTGCGCGATGGTCTGCCCGACCTGCTACTGCTACAATATGGAGGAGCACCTCGCCACCGACCTGGAAAGCTCCAGCCGGGAGAAACGGCTTTATTCCTGCAACCTGATCGACTTCGCCGAAGTAACCGGCGGCCACAATTTCCGCCCGAAAAACGGCGACCGGCTGAAGTACCGTTACTATCACCATTACCGCGGCTTTGCAGTGAACGACAACCAGCAGATCTGCGTCGGATGCAACCGCTGCGGACGCGCCTGCCTGGCGGGCATCAACCCGAAGGACGTCATCAACGACCTCAGACTTGAAAAAGAATCATGCGTGACCTGCGTTTTACCATCTCCGGAGAAGAGCTGA